A region from the Benincasa hispida cultivar B227 chromosome 12, ASM972705v1, whole genome shotgun sequence genome encodes:
- the LOC120092592 gene encoding plasmodesmata-located protein 7 codes for MSPVFSKQQQQNVILLFLCFSFLPFLSLSAIDTFVFGGCTQLHYSPNSAYESNLNSLLTSLVNSATYSSYNNYTIQGSSPQDALYGLYQCRGDLSMPDCATCIARAVTQLGGLCSDSCGGALQLEGCYVKYDNSSFLGVEEKTVVLKKCGPSVGYEEEAMGRRDAVLAALAGASGLYRVGGAGKVQGVAQCVGDLSGSECQDCVGEAIGRLKSDCGTADSGDMFLGKCYARYNTHGPPVFSKAHHDKSNGDGEKTFAIIIGLLAGVALVIIFHVFIRKVFEGSGK; via the exons ATGAGCCCTGTTTtctcaaaacaacaacaacaaaatgtCATCCTCCTCTTCCTCTGTTTCTCATTTCTCCCCTTTCTTTCACTCTCCGCCATAGACACCTTCGTCTTCGGCGGCTGCACTCAACTCCACTACTCCCCAAACTCCGCCTACGAGTCAAATCTCAACTCGCTACTCACTTCCCTGGTCAACTCAGCCACATACTCCTCCTACAACAACTACACCATCCAAGGGTCTTCCCCACAGGACGCCCTGTACGGCCTCTACCAGTGCCGTGGCGACCTCTCCATGCCGGACTGCGCCACCTGCATCGCCCGCGCCGTCACCCAACTAGGGGGGCTGTGCTCCGATTCCTGCGGGGGGGCGTTGCAGCTGGAGGGGTGTTATGTGAAGTACGACAATTCGAGCTTTCTTGGGGTGGAGGAGAAGACGGTGGTGCTGAAGAAGTGCGGGCCGTCGGTGGGGTATGAAGAGGAGGCGATGGGGCGGAGGGATGCGGTGCTGGCGGCGTTGGCGGGGGCGAGTGGGTTGTATAGAGTGGGTGGGGCGGGGAAAGTGCAAGGAGTGGCGCAGTGTGTGGGGGATTTGAGTGGGAGTGAGTGTCAGGATTGTGTGGGGGAGGCGATCGGACGGCTGAAAAGTGATTGTGGGACGGCGGATTCTGGGGATATGTTTCTGGGAAAGTGTTATGCGAGGTATAACACTCATGGGCCTCCTGTCTTCTCCAAGGCCCATCATG ATAAATCTAATGGTGATGGTGAGAAGACATTTGCGATTATCATTGGGCTTCTAGCTGGAGTTGCTCTTGTTATCATTTTTCATGTCTTTATAAGAAAGGTGTTTGAAGGATCTg gtaaataa